A DNA window from Sphingopyxis sp. CCNWLW2 contains the following coding sequences:
- a CDS encoding SIMPL domain-containing protein: MTKQMLAAMASGLALMAATPAIAQQGGSTVTAATTQGPILSFAVSEEVRSRPDQATVGAGVTTTAPTAVESMRANAAAMDKLIAAAKARGIKAEDIQTSGINLSPQYDYNNRGDGQPPRFLGYQVSNMVRVTTAKIADIGPLLDALVAAGGTNIDGPSFGMKDPDAQLVGARGTAIKAAEAKAQDYARLAGFRGVELVSISEGSFGGPQPPMPYARGLMAADAKATPVEPGQVGNTLTLNFQYRLVK; the protein is encoded by the coding sequence ATGACGAAGCAAATGCTCGCCGCTATGGCATCCGGACTGGCCCTGATGGCGGCAACCCCCGCGATCGCCCAACAAGGAGGTTCGACCGTGACCGCAGCAACGACCCAAGGCCCCATCCTGTCCTTCGCGGTCAGCGAGGAAGTGCGTTCGCGTCCCGATCAGGCGACTGTCGGCGCCGGCGTGACGACGACCGCCCCGACTGCGGTCGAATCGATGCGCGCGAATGCCGCCGCGATGGACAAGCTGATCGCCGCCGCCAAGGCGCGCGGCATCAAGGCCGAGGATATCCAGACGAGCGGCATCAACCTGTCGCCGCAATATGACTATAACAACCGCGGCGACGGCCAGCCGCCGCGCTTCCTGGGGTATCAGGTGTCGAACATGGTGCGCGTGACCACGGCGAAGATCGCCGACATCGGTCCGCTGCTCGACGCGCTGGTCGCCGCGGGCGGCACCAATATAGACGGACCGTCGTTCGGCATGAAGGATCCCGACGCTCAGCTCGTCGGCGCACGCGGCACGGCGATCAAGGCGGCCGAGGCGAAGGCGCAGGATTATGCGCGTCTCGCGGGCTTCCGCGGGGTCGAGCTGGTCTCGATCAGCGAAGGCAGCTTCGGCGGCCCGCAGCCGCCGATGCCCTATGCGCGCGGCCTGATGGCGGCCGATGCCAAGGCGACCCCGGTCGAGCCGGGGCAGGTCGGCAACACGCTGACGCTGAATTTCCAGTATCGGTTGGTGAAGTAA
- a CDS encoding prolyl hydroxylase family protein, with product MAANDHVDMATSGADRTAERLAAVPGIRRAPTPKLQQFMLSGFLDAETCTALIAQIDRDVRPSTIADPNGDDTFRTSTTCDLDHRDPIVIAVNNRLHDLTGIPREYGEPMQGQRYDVGQEFKAHTDYFDPHGADWETYCAIPGQRSWTLMIYLNEPDAGGATRFLATGKMHQPEAGKLLAWNNVRSDGTANPDTLHHGMKVRKGRKYIITKWFRERPWPWAEGELA from the coding sequence ATGGCTGCGAATGATCATGTCGACATGGCGACCTCGGGCGCCGACCGCACCGCCGAGCGGCTCGCCGCCGTCCCCGGTATCCGCCGCGCGCCGACGCCAAAGCTCCAGCAGTTCATGCTGTCGGGCTTTCTCGACGCCGAAACCTGCACCGCACTGATCGCGCAAATCGACCGCGACGTGCGGCCCTCGACGATCGCCGATCCGAACGGCGACGACACCTTTCGCACCAGCACGACGTGCGACCTCGATCACCGCGACCCGATCGTGATCGCAGTCAACAACCGCCTCCACGACTTGACCGGCATCCCGCGCGAATATGGCGAGCCGATGCAGGGCCAGCGCTACGATGTCGGGCAGGAGTTCAAGGCGCACACCGATTATTTCGATCCGCACGGCGCCGACTGGGAAACCTATTGCGCGATCCCGGGCCAGCGCAGCTGGACGCTGATGATCTACCTCAACGAGCCAGATGCGGGCGGCGCGACGCGTTTCCTCGCGACCGGCAAGATGCACCAGCCCGAAGCGGGCAAGCTGCTCGCGTGGAACAATGTGCGGTCCGACGGCACCGCGAACCCCGACACGCTCCACCATGGGATGAAGGTGCGCAAGGGCCGCAAATATATCATCACGAAATGGTTTCGCGAACGCCCCTGGCCGTGGGCCGAGGGGGAGCTGGCGTAA
- a CDS encoding YbaN family protein: MKRHFYLVAGWASLGLGAIGAFLPLLPTVPFVILAAFCFARSSPRLENWLLTHPHFGLHITAWRAKGAISRKGKIAATAAFAFSIVLAAIFSPWPWVMVPVIAAAVTGSWIWTRPEG, encoded by the coding sequence ATGAAACGGCATTTTTATCTGGTCGCGGGCTGGGCGTCGTTGGGGCTTGGCGCGATCGGCGCTTTCCTGCCACTGCTGCCCACGGTGCCGTTCGTGATCCTTGCGGCCTTTTGCTTTGCGCGATCCTCGCCGCGGCTCGAGAATTGGCTGCTGACGCATCCGCATTTCGGGCTCCATATCACCGCGTGGCGTGCGAAGGGCGCGATCAGCCGCAAGGGCAAGATCGCGGCGACGGCTGCCTTTGCCTTCAGTATTGTGCTTGCCGCGATCTTCTCGCCATGGCCGTGGGTGATGGTGCCGGTGATTGCCGCCGCCGTCACCGGAAGCTGGATTTGGACGCGGCCCGAGGGTTGA
- a CDS encoding Glu/Leu/Phe/Val family dehydrogenase, translating into MSAVWDFADFDDHEHIHMFRDRAIGLTAVIAVHSTHLGPGAGGVRYWHYPQRAAAITDALRLSRGMSYKNAMAGLPMGGGKGVILADDGGAKTPELLAAFGRAVESLGGAYVTAEDVGITDADMVQISKHTKHVSGLPVASGEAGGDPGPLTALGVYLGIKAAIREGLKTDSAKDVRIAIQGVGSVGGGVARRLAAEGAKLTLADVNLARAKELADELGAELADSAAIMEIEADVLSPNALGAILTETSIEKLRVPIVAGGANNQLATAADGQRIHDRGIVYAPDYVINAGGIINVALEYLGQGSREEVESRIHLIPGRLAEIWAESKASGTPAASVADRMAQKLIGRG; encoded by the coding sequence ATGTCCGCAGTCTGGGATTTCGCCGATTTCGACGATCACGAGCATATCCATATGTTCCGCGATCGCGCCATCGGGCTGACGGCGGTTATCGCCGTCCACTCGACCCATCTTGGGCCCGGCGCGGGCGGGGTGCGTTATTGGCATTATCCGCAGCGCGCGGCGGCGATCACCGACGCGCTGCGCCTGTCGCGCGGCATGAGCTATAAAAATGCGATGGCGGGGCTGCCGATGGGCGGCGGCAAGGGCGTGATCCTTGCCGATGATGGCGGCGCGAAGACTCCTGAACTGCTTGCGGCGTTCGGGCGTGCGGTCGAATCGCTCGGCGGCGCCTATGTGACCGCGGAGGATGTCGGGATCACCGACGCCGACATGGTCCAGATTTCGAAGCACACAAAACATGTCAGCGGCCTGCCGGTGGCAAGCGGCGAAGCGGGCGGCGACCCCGGTCCGCTGACCGCGCTCGGCGTCTATCTCGGCATCAAGGCTGCGATTCGCGAAGGGCTGAAGACCGACAGCGCGAAGGATGTGCGCATCGCGATCCAGGGTGTCGGCAGCGTCGGCGGCGGTGTCGCGCGGCGGCTGGCGGCCGAGGGCGCGAAGCTGACGCTCGCCGACGTCAATCTGGCGCGCGCGAAGGAACTCGCCGACGAACTCGGCGCCGAGCTGGCCGATTCGGCGGCGATCATGGAGATCGAGGCCGATGTGCTGAGCCCGAACGCGCTCGGCGCGATCCTGACCGAGACGAGCATCGAGAAACTGCGCGTGCCGATCGTTGCGGGCGGCGCGAACAACCAGCTCGCGACCGCGGCCGACGGCCAGCGCATCCATGATCGCGGCATCGTCTATGCCCCCGATTATGTGATCAACGCGGGCGGCATCATCAACGTCGCGCTTGAATATCTGGGGCAGGGCAGCCGCGAGGAAGTCGAAAGCCGCATCCACCTGATCCCCGGCCGGCTCGCCGAGATCTGGGCTGAGAGCAAGGCCAGCGGCACGCCGGCGGCGTCGGTGGCCGACCGGATGGCGCAGAAGCTGATCGGGCGGGGCTAA
- the ccmC gene encoding heme ABC transporter permease CcmC, translating into MHAYANPTRFLAIAKPLTPWLLGVGLLLVLGGAWAGLTMVPGDYKQGETARILYVHVPSAWLGMGGWTSLAIAGLIQLVWRHPLSGIAARAIAVPGMLFTALCLATGSIWGRPTWGTWWEWDGRMTSMLVLLFLYAGFIALTSGDDGQRQGGSLSRGAAIYALVGAINIPIINRSVVWWNSLHQGPSITLGGSSIDGALLWPLGLTVLGFSLLFGAIVLMRMRRIIADNRVAARLRRLADDEGV; encoded by the coding sequence ATGCACGCCTACGCTAATCCCACGCGCTTTCTTGCGATTGCCAAGCCGCTGACGCCGTGGTTGCTCGGTGTCGGGCTGTTGCTTGTGCTGGGCGGTGCGTGGGCCGGGCTTACGATGGTGCCGGGCGATTACAAGCAAGGCGAAACCGCACGCATCCTTTATGTCCATGTCCCGTCGGCGTGGCTCGGCATGGGCGGCTGGACGTCGCTGGCGATCGCGGGGCTGATCCAGCTTGTGTGGCGGCATCCGCTGTCGGGGATCGCGGCGCGCGCGATCGCGGTGCCGGGGATGCTGTTCACCGCGCTGTGCCTTGCGACCGGATCGATCTGGGGGCGCCCGACGTGGGGCACCTGGTGGGAATGGGACGGGCGGATGACCTCGATGCTCGTCCTGCTCTTTCTCTATGCGGGCTTCATTGCGCTGACGAGCGGCGACGACGGGCAAAGGCAGGGCGGCTCGCTGTCGCGCGGCGCCGCGATCTATGCGCTGGTCGGCGCGATCAATATTCCGATCATCAACCGCAGCGTTGTGTGGTGGAACAGCCTGCATCAGGGGCCGAGTATCACCTTGGGCGGGTCGAGCATCGACGGGGCGTTGCTGTGGCCGCTGGGCTTGACCGTGCTTGGCTTTTCGTTGCTATTCGGCGCCATTGTCTTGATGCGGATGCGGCGGATCATCGCCGACAACCGCGTCGCGGCGCGGCTGCGACGGCTCGCGGACGACGAGGGGGTTTGA
- a CDS encoding ABC-F family ATP-binding cassette domain-containing protein, whose amino-acid sequence MAAPILSYEGLGLVQGSGWLFQDLDIYVGERDRLALIGRNGAGKTTLLKLLAGQIDADKGKRVIVPGTHVVMLEQEPDFSGFATLMDFAVAAPNAPEAFEVAAIADQLGIDMSRTAASASGGERRRAALARALAQNPDVLLLDEPTNHLDLAAIDWLENWLARYTGAFVAISHDRTFLTRLTRQTLWLDRGSIRRKEIGFGGFEEWSDAVAAEEARAAQRLDSKLRLEAHWLERGVTARRKRNQGRLEKLKEMRATRAAMIGGPGVAKLGLANDDVRSKSVIVAEGVSKSFGDRTIIKNFDFRVQRGDRIGIVGANGAGKSTLLKLLTGEIQPDAGSITLAPTLDGIIIDQQRSLMSPDKTVRDILSDGGDWIEVRGVKKHIQGYLKEFLFDPGVIEASVGALSGGERSRLLLAREFARESNLLVLDEPTNDLDLETLDLLQEVIADYAGTVLLVSHDRDFLDRTVTVTLGLDGSGKVDIVAGGYADWEAKRVKPNTVKTKAATAAPPPPPTARRKLSYKDQRDYDLLPGRIEEIEAEIVQAETELSDGSLFTRDPARFNALTAKLDALGDEKAAAEDRWLALAEEVEALG is encoded by the coding sequence ATGGCAGCTCCTATTCTTTCATACGAAGGCCTCGGCCTTGTGCAGGGCAGCGGCTGGCTGTTCCAGGATCTCGACATTTATGTCGGCGAACGCGACCGCCTCGCGCTGATCGGGCGCAACGGCGCGGGCAAGACGACGTTGCTCAAGCTGCTCGCGGGCCAAATCGACGCCGACAAGGGCAAGCGCGTGATCGTCCCCGGGACGCACGTCGTGATGCTCGAGCAGGAGCCCGATTTTTCGGGCTTTGCGACGCTCATGGATTTCGCGGTCGCCGCACCCAATGCGCCCGAAGCCTTTGAGGTCGCCGCAATCGCCGACCAGCTTGGCATCGACATGAGCCGCACCGCCGCCAGCGCCTCGGGCGGCGAGCGCCGCCGCGCCGCGCTGGCGAGGGCATTGGCGCAGAACCCTGACGTGCTGCTGCTCGACGAGCCGACCAACCACCTCGACCTCGCCGCGATTGACTGGCTCGAAAACTGGCTCGCGCGCTACACCGGCGCCTTCGTCGCGATCAGCCACGACCGTACCTTCCTCACGCGGCTGACGCGCCAGACTTTGTGGCTCGACCGCGGCAGCATCCGCCGCAAGGAAATCGGCTTCGGCGGCTTCGAGGAATGGAGCGACGCGGTCGCCGCGGAAGAAGCGCGCGCCGCGCAGCGCCTCGATTCGAAACTGCGGCTCGAGGCGCACTGGCTCGAACGCGGCGTCACCGCGCGCCGCAAGCGCAATCAGGGGCGCCTCGAAAAATTGAAGGAGATGCGCGCGACCCGCGCCGCGATGATCGGCGGCCCGGGAGTCGCCAAGCTCGGCCTCGCCAACGACGATGTGCGCTCGAAATCGGTGATCGTCGCCGAGGGCGTCTCGAAAAGCTTCGGCGACCGCACGATCATCAAGAATTTCGACTTCCGCGTCCAGCGCGGCGACCGCATCGGCATCGTCGGCGCGAACGGTGCAGGCAAATCGACTTTGCTCAAATTGCTCACCGGCGAGATCCAGCCCGACGCAGGCAGCATCACCCTCGCCCCGACGCTCGACGGCATCATCATCGACCAGCAGCGCAGCCTGATGTCGCCGGACAAGACCGTCCGCGACATTCTCTCCGACGGCGGCGACTGGATCGAGGTCCGCGGCGTCAAAAAACATATCCAGGGCTATCTCAAGGAATTCCTCTTCGATCCCGGCGTCATCGAGGCCAGCGTCGGCGCACTCTCGGGCGGCGAACGCTCGCGCCTTCTCCTCGCGCGCGAGTTCGCCCGCGAATCGAACCTGCTCGTGCTTGACGAGCCGACGAACGACCTCGACCTCGAAACGCTCGACCTCTTGCAGGAAGTCATCGCCGACTATGCCGGCACCGTGCTGCTCGTCAGCCACGACCGCGACTTCCTCGACCGCACCGTCACTGTGACGCTCGGGCTCGACGGATCGGGCAAGGTCGATATCGTCGCAGGTGGCTACGCCGACTGGGAAGCCAAGCGGGTCAAGCCCAACACCGTCAAAACCAAGGCCGCGACCGCCGCGCCGCCACCCCCGCCGACCGCGCGCAGGAAATTGAGCTACAAGGACCAGCGCGACTATGACCTGCTGCCGGGACGCATCGAGGAAATCGAGGCGGAAATCGTGCAGGCCGAAACCGAATTATCGGACGGCAGCCTCTTCACGCGCGACCCTGCGCGCTTCAATGCGCTGACCGCGAAGCTCGACGCGCTCGGCGACGAGAAAGCCGCCGCCGAAGACCGCTGGCTCGCGCTGGCCGAAGAGGTCGAAGCGCTCGGCTAA
- a CDS encoding heme exporter protein CcmD: protein MTGVISGGGQWAFVAAAYGLTAVLTGAVLWASWRAMKKAEKRSDALRKDRK from the coding sequence GTGACGGGGGTGATCAGCGGGGGCGGACAATGGGCATTTGTCGCTGCGGCCTATGGGCTGACGGCCGTGCTGACCGGCGCGGTGCTGTGGGCGAGCTGGCGCGCGATGAAAAAGGCCGAGAAGCGCAGCGACGCGCTGCGAAAGGATCGTAAGTGA
- a CDS encoding helix-turn-helix domain-containing protein, translating to MINSIRSVRRAKGLTLEEVGQRCVPPTTAQTIGRLETGTRTLSLGWMNRIAAALGVDAAELVQLPQDTQLTITALLGAEGAQAPTRVEQALTARPGEDMVAVRVTSSIGDYRAGDEIWCRRIEGDWASVLNRDLLVPRPAGRFFFARLLNVDGEKLHLLPLGTGQRQQVVSNPPWAAVAVRLLRTL from the coding sequence ATGATCAACAGCATCCGCTCGGTCCGCCGCGCCAAGGGGCTGACGCTTGAGGAGGTCGGCCAGCGCTGCGTTCCGCCGACGACGGCGCAGACAATCGGCCGCCTCGAAACGGGCACGCGCACGCTCTCGCTCGGCTGGATGAACCGTATCGCCGCCGCGCTCGGCGTCGATGCCGCCGAGCTGGTGCAACTCCCGCAGGACACACAGCTCACGATCACCGCGCTGCTCGGCGCCGAGGGCGCGCAGGCGCCGACGCGTGTCGAACAGGCGCTCACCGCGCGCCCGGGCGAGGATATGGTCGCGGTGCGCGTCACCTCGTCGATCGGCGACTATCGCGCGGGCGACGAAATCTGGTGCCGCCGCATCGAGGGCGACTGGGCGAGCGTGCTCAACCGCGACCTGCTTGTCCCCCGCCCCGCGGGCCGCTTCTTTTTCGCCCGCCTGCTCAACGTCGATGGCGAAAAGCTCCACCTGCTCCCGCTCGGCACCGGCCAGCGCCAGCAGGTCGTCAGCAACCCGCCGTGGGCCGCGGTCGCCGTTCGCTTGCTCCGCACGCTCTGA
- a CDS encoding glycosyltransferase — MSAAPSLRVLSIATLFPDAVRPNFGLFVEKSLRALAAQPGVELTIVAPVGLPPFPLSLHKRYRALRNLPRNESWNGLTVLRPRFTLIPRVGARFNPAKVARAVLSAVRGQSFDVIDAQFFYPDGPAAMRVADTLGLPFSAKARGADISHFGHDPATRSQVIEAGKTAAGLLAVSEAMRGDMAAIDIDPAKIAVHYTGIDTARFHPGDRAAARAALGMGGTPTILTVGALIERKGQALVIEALPALPDVHYWLAGAGEEESRYRALARKFGVASRVHFMGPVANADLPQLYRAADAVVMPSVSEGLANAWVEALACGTPIVISGAGGAAELVTSPSAGRIVERTPDAIAAAVRDILANPPSPSDVAASLGGRFDWDRNGRELAAHLRRCASR, encoded by the coding sequence GTGTCCGCCGCTCCGTCCTTGCGCGTCCTGTCGATCGCAACTCTTTTCCCCGACGCGGTACGGCCCAACTTCGGCCTGTTCGTCGAGAAAAGCCTGCGTGCGCTCGCGGCGCAGCCCGGCGTCGAGCTCACGATCGTCGCGCCGGTCGGCCTGCCGCCCTTCCCGCTCTCACTCCACAAACGCTATCGCGCGCTCCGCAACCTCCCGCGAAACGAGAGCTGGAACGGCCTCACCGTCCTCCGCCCGCGCTTCACATTGATCCCGCGCGTTGGCGCAAGGTTCAATCCGGCAAAGGTCGCGCGCGCCGTGCTGTCCGCGGTGCGCGGTCAGTCTTTCGACGTGATCGACGCGCAATTCTTCTACCCCGATGGTCCCGCCGCGATGCGCGTCGCGGATACGCTCGGCCTCCCCTTCTCGGCCAAGGCGCGCGGCGCCGACATCAGCCATTTCGGCCATGATCCGGCGACGCGGTCGCAGGTGATCGAAGCGGGCAAAACGGCCGCAGGCCTGCTTGCCGTCTCTGAAGCGATGCGCGGCGACATGGCCGCGATCGACATCGATCCGGCGAAAATCGCTGTCCACTACACGGGCATCGACACCGCACGCTTCCACCCCGGCGACCGTGCAGCCGCGCGCGCCGCACTCGGCATGGGCGGCACCCCCACAATCCTCACCGTCGGCGCGCTGATCGAACGAAAGGGTCAGGCGCTCGTAATCGAGGCGCTGCCCGCGCTGCCTGACGTCCACTATTGGCTTGCCGGCGCGGGCGAAGAGGAAAGCCGCTACCGCGCGCTCGCGCGAAAATTTGGTGTCGCAAGCCGCGTCCATTTCATGGGCCCCGTCGCCAACGCTGACCTGCCGCAGCTTTATCGCGCTGCCGATGCCGTCGTCATGCCATCGGTCAGTGAAGGGCTCGCCAATGCTTGGGTCGAGGCGCTCGCCTGCGGCACGCCGATCGTGATCAGCGGTGCGGGTGGCGCCGCCGAACTGGTGACATCGCCAAGCGCCGGCCGGATCGTCGAGCGCACGCCCGATGCGATCGCCGCAGCCGTTCGGGATATCCTCGCGAACCCGCCCTCACCGTCTGACGTCGCGGCAAGCCTCGGCGGCCGCTTCGATTGGGACCGCAACGGCCGCGAACTCGCCGCGCATCTCCGCCGCTGCGCAAGCCGCTAG
- the ccmE gene encoding cytochrome c maturation protein CcmE, producing the protein MKAKHQRLILALVALCGIAGAGVLAASALRDEAAYFRTPVEIQGGKAAVGEPMRLGGMVTKGSIQRQADGLTIRFVATDGKASVPVEYKGIVPDLFGEESGMVADGRMRADGTFVADRILAKHDERYMPPQMGDMPKNVKAPAGV; encoded by the coding sequence GTGAAGGCCAAGCATCAACGGCTGATTCTGGCGCTGGTGGCGCTGTGCGGCATCGCGGGCGCGGGCGTGCTCGCGGCGAGCGCGCTGCGCGACGAGGCGGCCTATTTCCGCACGCCGGTCGAAATTCAGGGTGGCAAGGCCGCGGTGGGCGAGCCGATGCGGCTGGGCGGCATGGTCACCAAGGGCAGCATCCAGCGGCAGGCCGATGGCCTGACGATCCGTTTCGTTGCGACCGACGGCAAGGCATCGGTTCCGGTAGAGTATAAGGGCATCGTCCCCGACCTGTTCGGCGAGGAGAGCGGCATGGTCGCCGACGGCCGGATGCGCGCCGACGGGACCTTCGTCGCCGACCGCATCCTCGCCAAGCATGACGAGCGTTATATGCCGCCGCAGATGGGCGACATGCCGAAGAATGTGAAGGCGCCGGCGGGGGTATGA
- a CDS encoding DUF2569 family protein, translating to MAEYQEQRELRGVGGWLGFLVFILGIATPIRILIETKSAVTHAAIMAQLLGPNVPTYVQFSWALAAVCIVGTLYLAYRLVAVHRWSTVGIVIVGLWCLYLLPAVIDAVVTSLLFSKVAGGILIGALWSSAKGAIWATIWTTYLMASKRVATTYGKDEAEALT from the coding sequence ATGGCCGAATATCAGGAGCAGCGGGAACTGAGGGGCGTCGGCGGCTGGCTCGGCTTTCTGGTCTTCATCCTCGGCATCGCCACGCCGATCCGAATCCTGATCGAGACAAAGTCGGCCGTCACCCACGCCGCGATCATGGCACAGCTGCTCGGCCCGAACGTGCCAACCTATGTGCAATTCAGCTGGGCGCTCGCCGCTGTCTGCATCGTCGGGACGCTCTATCTCGCCTACCGGCTCGTCGCGGTCCATCGCTGGTCGACCGTCGGGATCGTGATCGTGGGACTGTGGTGCCTCTACCTGCTTCCCGCTGTCATCGATGCCGTCGTCACCTCGCTTCTCTTTTCCAAGGTTGCCGGCGGAATACTTATCGGCGCCCTGTGGTCCAGCGCCAAGGGGGCCATTTGGGCGACAATCTGGACGACCTATCTGATGGCGTCGAAGCGTGTAGCGACCACCTATGGCAAGGATGAAGCCGAAGCGCTGACGTAA
- a CDS encoding DUF6456 domain-containing protein, whose amino-acid sequence MTARRLETHLHPDDRIDPGKAGPQVMRHVTVNVGESPIAWLASRGLLTSAQLGAGERLRGDYERAGLSARVTMRWDAAPPGKSRGGARASDASLARIDAHRRFHAALDAAGPGLADICWCVICAGEGIGGAEKALGWPARSGKLVLGLALDRLARFYGTG is encoded by the coding sequence ATGACCGCACGCCGCCTCGAAACGCATCTTCACCCCGACGACCGGATCGATCCCGGTAAGGCGGGGCCGCAGGTGATGCGCCATGTGACGGTCAACGTCGGCGAAAGCCCGATTGCCTGGCTGGCGTCGCGCGGGTTGCTGACATCGGCGCAACTCGGCGCGGGGGAGAGGTTGCGCGGCGATTATGAGCGGGCGGGGCTGTCGGCGCGGGTGACGATGCGCTGGGATGCCGCACCACCGGGCAAAAGCCGCGGCGGCGCGCGCGCGTCGGATGCGTCGCTGGCGCGGATCGATGCGCACCGGCGCTTTCACGCCGCGCTCGATGCGGCGGGGCCGGGACTCGCCGATATCTGCTGGTGCGTCATTTGCGCGGGCGAGGGGATTGGTGGGGCCGAGAAGGCGCTCGGTTGGCCCGCGCGGTCGGGCAAGCTGGTGCTGGGACTGGCGCTCGATCGGCTGGCGCGGTTTTATGGGACGGGGTGA